A single genomic interval of Arthrobacter globiformis harbors:
- a CDS encoding LysR family transcriptional regulator — translation MTEIRWLEAFVAVAEELHFGRAAQRLHTSQSPLSQTIRKLEADLGTRLFERNTRSVALTPAGYALLPRAYRVLREMRLAREAAQAEVEGVRGNIRIGFSGAVNHLTLPPLTRAVRRRHPDIKMDLTSRVRTADGLASVANGTLDLAFVGLPETPVPSVMTRLVAREEIGAVLPLDHPLAQEKSIPLQALAADDFISPPLDGSSAMTEVMLASCMAAGFRPRIVQELSDPYMVLTFVAAGVGVTLMSSGIAGIIPSGATYVALDHPQHFMNHAIAWSEENDSAVLAAVLAVMEEIFREIPN, via the coding sequence ATGACAGAGATCCGCTGGCTGGAAGCGTTCGTTGCGGTGGCCGAAGAACTGCACTTCGGCCGTGCTGCACAGCGCCTGCACACTTCACAGTCCCCGCTGAGTCAGACCATCCGGAAGCTTGAGGCGGATCTGGGGACGCGCCTTTTTGAGCGCAACACCCGAAGCGTGGCCCTCACGCCGGCGGGGTATGCCCTCCTGCCGCGCGCGTACCGTGTGCTGCGCGAGATGCGGCTGGCCCGGGAGGCGGCCCAGGCCGAGGTTGAGGGCGTTCGGGGCAACATCAGAATCGGATTCTCCGGAGCCGTGAACCACCTGACCCTCCCGCCGCTGACCCGTGCCGTGCGCCGGCGTCACCCCGACATCAAAATGGACCTCACGAGCCGTGTGCGCACGGCCGACGGATTAGCCAGCGTCGCGAACGGCACCCTGGACCTTGCCTTCGTGGGCCTTCCCGAGACTCCGGTTCCCTCGGTGATGACGCGGCTGGTGGCAAGGGAGGAAATCGGTGCGGTGCTGCCGCTGGATCATCCGCTGGCCCAGGAAAAATCGATACCGTTGCAGGCTCTGGCGGCCGATGACTTCATCTCTCCGCCGCTGGACGGCTCGTCCGCCATGACCGAAGTGATGCTCGCATCCTGCATGGCAGCGGGCTTCCGCCCGCGCATTGTCCAGGAGTTATCGGACCCCTACATGGTGCTGACCTTCGTGGCCGCAGGTGTGGGGGTCACCCTCATGAGCAGCGGGATAGCCGGGATCATACCCTCCGGCGCCACATACGTGGCCCTCGATCACCCGCAGCACTTCATGAATCACGCCATCGCGTGGTCCGAGGAAAATGACTCCGCCGTGTTGGCGGCTGTGCTCGCCGTCATGGAAGAGATTTTTCGTGAGATCCCCAACTGA
- a CDS encoding MFS transporter, producing MSVPTSAPARPRNNAKIAAVSGFVGSALEYYDFFIFGSAAALIFGKLFFAPGPSAMLLSFATVGVAYIARPLGAMVCGHLGDTFGRKRVLLLTLVLMGSSTFLIGCLPTYHDIGMAAPILIVVLRLLQGLSAGGESPGSSSLTLEHAPDRKRAFYTSWTMSGIMFGIVLSTLVFIPVASMPEDQLLAWGWRIPFLASAVVTIIAFVLRRLLEEPPVFEEVKEHDEVVKVPLVTLFRHHWVTVIRVTAMSLFTIINTIINVFALSYATSVVGVDKGLMLTVIAVANIAAVAMGPLSGMLADRIGRKPVFVSGLVLQIAMIYVFFSALSAANVPLIFLTGILLIGVAYTGSNAIYPAYFPEQFPVKVRYSGMAISLMFGLLLAGFAPVISELLVGGDKANWIPVATFAAVACLVSAIAALLAPETFKTPTALLGLKKSDPRRHAASSVPPDSVTTQPEAQQPSTAGHTSRAVADRARA from the coding sequence ATGTCAGTGCCGACATCGGCGCCAGCACGCCCCAGGAACAATGCGAAGATCGCAGCAGTTTCGGGGTTCGTTGGCAGCGCACTTGAGTACTACGACTTTTTCATCTTCGGCTCGGCGGCGGCGCTGATCTTCGGGAAGCTGTTCTTCGCCCCCGGTCCTTCCGCGATGCTGTTGTCCTTCGCGACGGTCGGCGTCGCGTACATCGCCCGCCCGCTCGGGGCAATGGTCTGCGGGCACCTTGGCGACACATTCGGCCGGAAGCGCGTGCTGCTCCTCACTTTGGTATTGATGGGCTCATCGACCTTCCTGATCGGCTGCCTGCCCACCTACCACGACATTGGAATGGCAGCGCCGATCCTCATCGTGGTCCTTCGGCTTCTTCAGGGACTTTCTGCCGGCGGCGAATCGCCAGGTTCGAGTTCTCTTACCCTTGAGCACGCACCGGACAGGAAGCGCGCCTTCTACACGAGCTGGACGATGAGCGGCATCATGTTCGGCATCGTGCTCTCCACGCTTGTGTTCATTCCCGTGGCGTCCATGCCCGAGGACCAGCTGCTGGCCTGGGGCTGGCGTATCCCGTTCCTCGCCAGCGCCGTGGTTACCATCATCGCCTTTGTGCTCCGGCGCCTCCTCGAAGAGCCGCCGGTCTTTGAGGAAGTCAAAGAGCACGACGAAGTCGTCAAGGTACCTCTCGTCACGCTGTTCCGGCACCACTGGGTCACCGTCATCCGTGTCACCGCCATGTCGCTGTTCACGATCATCAACACCATCATCAACGTCTTCGCACTCTCCTACGCCACCTCGGTCGTCGGGGTGGACAAGGGGCTGATGCTGACAGTGATCGCCGTGGCCAACATCGCCGCGGTCGCCATGGGGCCGCTGTCCGGCATGCTGGCCGACCGGATCGGCCGCAAACCTGTCTTCGTCTCCGGGCTCGTGCTGCAGATCGCCATGATCTACGTGTTCTTCTCGGCCCTGTCCGCCGCCAACGTTCCCCTGATCTTCCTCACCGGAATCCTGCTGATCGGCGTTGCCTACACCGGTTCGAATGCTATCTACCCCGCCTACTTCCCGGAGCAGTTTCCGGTCAAGGTCCGCTACTCAGGTATGGCCATCAGCCTCATGTTCGGCCTGCTTCTCGCCGGATTCGCCCCCGTGATTTCCGAGCTGCTGGTCGGTGGCGACAAGGCCAACTGGATTCCCGTCGCAACGTTCGCAGCCGTGGCCTGCCTGGTCTCAGCAATCGCCGCGCTGCTGGCACCCGAGACGTTCAAGACTCCGACGGCCCTGCTGGGACTGAAGAAATCCGACCCACGGCGTCACGCGGCGTCGTCCGTCCCCCCGGATTCCGTCACAACGCAGCCCGAAGCGCAGCAGCCCAGCACGGCCGGGCACACCTCCCGCGCCGTCGCCGATAGGGCACGGGCATGA
- a CDS encoding shikimate dehydrogenase, translated as MSQQTLAGTWAFRPRKAGISHRFVVGLLGSGIGGSLTPGLHEAEADRLGLAYTYRVIDLDAIGEPAERSAALVRHAADLGFDGLNVTHPSKQLVQDGLDELSPEARILGAVNTITFHDGKAVGHNTDHTGFIGGLRAGLPSAATGSVVQIGAGGAGAAVAFGLLSAGTRHLVIADIEPARAEALAARLAPHFPDSQLSVTRTDAVAGSIRDADGLVNSTPIGMTGHPGVPVDPGLIHSGLWVADVIYRPLETELIKAARGKGCAVLDGGRMVVGQAAAAFELFTGISADSDSMLATFRQVVR; from the coding sequence ATGAGCCAGCAAACCCTGGCGGGCACCTGGGCGTTCCGGCCGCGGAAAGCCGGTATCAGCCATCGCTTCGTGGTGGGTTTGCTCGGTTCCGGTATCGGCGGGTCCCTTACCCCGGGCCTCCACGAAGCGGAAGCCGACAGGCTGGGCCTTGCCTACACCTACCGCGTCATCGATCTGGATGCCATCGGAGAACCTGCAGAAAGGTCCGCGGCGCTCGTCCGGCACGCAGCTGATCTCGGATTCGACGGCCTGAACGTCACCCACCCGAGTAAGCAACTGGTGCAGGATGGCCTGGACGAGCTTTCGCCTGAAGCCCGGATTCTCGGTGCCGTGAACACCATCACCTTTCACGACGGCAAGGCAGTGGGCCACAACACGGACCACACCGGCTTCATCGGCGGTCTCCGGGCAGGACTCCCGTCGGCCGCGACCGGCTCCGTGGTGCAGATCGGTGCGGGCGGAGCCGGCGCCGCGGTGGCCTTCGGGCTACTCAGCGCCGGAACCCGGCACCTGGTCATCGCCGACATCGAACCGGCCCGCGCCGAGGCCCTCGCCGCCCGGCTGGCCCCGCACTTTCCGGACAGCCAGCTGTCGGTGACCCGGACGGATGCTGTCGCCGGAAGCATCCGGGACGCCGATGGGCTGGTGAACTCAACGCCCATCGGCATGACAGGCCACCCCGGTGTGCCCGTGGATCCTGGCCTGATCCACTCCGGGCTGTGGGTAGCGGACGTGATCTACCGGCCGCTCGAAACCGAACTGATCAAGGCAGCGCGCGGCAAGGGCTGCGCCGTACTCGACGGCGGACGCATGGTGGTGGGACAGGCCGCCGCCGCCTTCGAGCTTTTCACCGGCATCAGCGCCGACTCCGACAGCATGCTGGCCACGTTTCGGCAGGTGGTCCGCTAA
- a CDS encoding SDR family NAD(P)-dependent oxidoreductase translates to MDAQTPTTIAESRCLVVGAASGIGLATAARLRASGAAVVGTDLPSSTWPGEPGTSSLGMDVTDPASVAAAVSAAALEMGGLDAVVNCAGILGPVAPAAATSVEDFERIMKINLTGAFIVSQAVLPGMAEAGYGRLLHISSTAGKEGVVNMPAYSASKAGILGLVKSLAKEFALSGVTVNALAPGNVVTPLFAEVPKKQQAAQASKIPMGRFGTPAEAAALIEFIVSPAASYTTGSVFDLSGGRATY, encoded by the coding sequence ATGGATGCCCAGACACCGACCACCATCGCCGAGTCCCGCTGCCTGGTAGTCGGGGCAGCCAGCGGCATCGGGCTCGCGACGGCGGCACGCCTCAGGGCGTCCGGCGCCGCGGTGGTAGGGACCGACCTGCCCTCGTCCACCTGGCCCGGCGAACCAGGCACCTCATCACTCGGCATGGACGTCACCGACCCGGCATCGGTTGCGGCGGCCGTCTCTGCGGCGGCCCTGGAGATGGGAGGGCTCGACGCGGTGGTGAACTGCGCGGGCATCTTGGGGCCGGTGGCCCCGGCAGCCGCCACATCGGTCGAAGACTTCGAACGCATCATGAAGATCAACCTGACAGGGGCGTTCATAGTCTCGCAGGCCGTCCTCCCGGGGATGGCCGAGGCAGGGTACGGACGGCTGCTTCATATCTCCTCGACGGCGGGCAAGGAAGGCGTGGTCAATATGCCCGCCTACTCTGCCAGCAAGGCCGGAATTCTCGGCCTGGTCAAGTCCCTCGCCAAGGAGTTCGCCTTGTCCGGCGTCACCGTCAACGCCCTCGCCCCGGGCAATGTGGTGACCCCGCTTTTCGCTGAAGTGCCGAAAAAACAGCAGGCGGCCCAGGCCTCCAAGATCCCCATGGGCAGGTTCGGGACGCCCGCCGAAGCTGCCGCCCTCATCGAATTCATCGTTTCACCGGCTGCCTCCTACACCACCGGCTCCGTCTTCGATCTGTCCGGCGGCCGGGCCACCTACTAG
- a CDS encoding Gfo/Idh/MocA family protein, which translates to MITPSPVTVRPLRIGIAGCGAISRNHLEAFRALDDVVIVGVCDIDLKRAQDTAEAWEIPAAVNTVQELLGLDLNIVSVCTPHPTHEDVVLQAAAAGVHVLCEKPVATELASAERMVKACDDAGVKLGVLFQRRFWPAARRIRAAINDGTLGRPIMGQCSVMLHREPEYYSRDAWRGTWASDGGGVLMTQAIHFIDLLQWFMGDVAEVYGKINTYKHGEHIDVEDSATAVITFTSGAMATLEASTAVSPSLGVQIRVTGETGASASLTEFPEGSDGRVDLWAAAGTISTEPVYPDGVDPNVSLATINGQLIPHHTAQVRDFVRSIRGGADPAITGQDATKALRILLAVYESSRTGNPVRFTPLPESTRPLAQIAG; encoded by the coding sequence ATGATCACCCCATCACCTGTCACCGTCCGCCCCCTTCGCATCGGAATCGCAGGGTGCGGGGCGATCTCCCGCAACCACCTGGAGGCGTTCCGCGCCCTGGACGACGTCGTCATCGTGGGCGTCTGCGACATCGACCTGAAGCGAGCCCAAGACACCGCGGAAGCCTGGGAAATCCCTGCAGCGGTCAACACCGTCCAGGAGCTCCTGGGGCTGGACCTGAACATCGTCTCGGTCTGCACCCCGCACCCCACCCACGAGGATGTGGTGCTCCAGGCCGCTGCGGCAGGAGTCCACGTGCTCTGCGAAAAGCCCGTCGCCACTGAATTGGCGTCCGCAGAGCGCATGGTGAAGGCCTGCGACGATGCCGGCGTGAAGCTGGGTGTCCTCTTCCAACGCCGGTTCTGGCCGGCCGCCCGGCGCATCCGCGCCGCGATCAACGACGGCACCCTGGGCCGGCCCATCATGGGCCAATGCTCGGTGATGCTGCACCGTGAACCGGAGTACTACTCCCGCGATGCCTGGCGCGGGACCTGGGCCAGCGACGGCGGCGGGGTCCTCATGACCCAGGCCATCCATTTCATCGACCTGCTGCAGTGGTTTATGGGAGACGTGGCCGAGGTCTACGGGAAAATCAACACCTATAAACATGGCGAGCACATCGACGTGGAAGACTCAGCGACCGCCGTCATCACGTTCACCTCCGGCGCCATGGCCACCCTTGAAGCGTCGACGGCGGTGTCCCCGAGCCTGGGCGTACAGATCCGCGTCACGGGGGAGACCGGCGCCTCCGCTTCCCTGACCGAATTCCCGGAAGGCAGCGACGGGCGCGTGGATTTGTGGGCCGCGGCCGGGACGATCAGCACCGAGCCTGTTTACCCGGACGGAGTTGACCCGAACGTCAGCCTGGCCACGATCAACGGCCAGCTCATCCCGCACCACACCGCCCAGGTCCGCGATTTTGTCCGGAGCATCCGCGGCGGCGCGGACCCCGCCATCACCGGCCAGGACGCGACGAAGGCCTTGCGGATACTGCTGGCGGTATACGAATCGTCCCGGACAGGTAATCCAGTCCGCTTCACCCCGCTGCCTGAAAGCACACGACCCCTCGCGCAGATTGCGGGCTAA
- a CDS encoding FAD-dependent oxidoreductase yields MEQNTRYAARPLTLGRNGRTPKTLRNRLASAPMERNYGTTDGHITEQYIDYLVTRAKAGLGMVTTEATYVRADGKGRTHQLGLHSDAMIPGLRRLTDALHAEGALAAVELNHGGRTAQSALSGHKNLAPSPVACEVAGGEVPRELTVEECHELVEAYAQAARRAVQAGFDVINIHGAHGYLIHQFMSPISNHRTDEFAAPERFMNLVIDAVRAAVPDTVVGMRVSVIEGPADGISAEQQLAIIAKAHLEQLDFLDISAGNYEAGEWIVQSGEWKPGILADYAKAYRQFGLPLGMAGRLNSPEIIEEVLRQGTCDFVSLARAIHADPAFVGGVLRDERYRPCIACNVCIDNLGLGQVTCTVNPAVGRSRVPIPTPAVRDGSRVVVVGAGPAGLTAARELAEAGAQVTMLDDGSRAGGQFALAERMKSTPDFHRFAEWSAAENARLGIEVRLDSHVDTDHLDGLVRDTAADAVVLATGGLLPAAGFIGEESANVLDVREWLAAHPEVIDADATHPVIPDAVTIWGADSVAMSVADTLADRGTAVLLIGPQTALAPESGRRAKILAVPRLERNPRVRIRLDSTIEEYDGGRVRISGPGLAPGGEWLDAPGPLLVSRSVVPLDGTVPPDTRDAELSRDAGVPVTLAGTVVDQTPAIASNAVKSGYDAAQRIASLLTAGATADNELSLNGAQS; encoded by the coding sequence ATGGAACAGAACACACGCTACGCCGCACGCCCCCTGACGCTGGGCCGCAACGGCCGCACCCCGAAAACCCTCCGCAACCGCCTGGCCTCCGCACCCATGGAACGCAACTACGGCACCACGGACGGCCACATCACCGAGCAGTACATCGACTACCTTGTCACCCGCGCTAAAGCCGGACTGGGGATGGTCACCACCGAGGCCACCTACGTCCGCGCCGACGGCAAGGGCCGCACCCACCAGCTGGGCCTGCACAGCGATGCCATGATCCCGGGCCTTCGCAGACTCACAGACGCCCTGCACGCCGAAGGTGCCCTGGCCGCCGTCGAACTTAACCACGGCGGCCGCACTGCCCAGTCAGCCCTCTCCGGGCACAAGAACCTGGCGCCCTCACCGGTGGCATGCGAGGTGGCAGGCGGTGAAGTTCCCCGTGAACTCACCGTCGAGGAGTGCCACGAGCTGGTGGAGGCCTACGCCCAAGCCGCCCGCCGCGCGGTGCAGGCCGGTTTCGACGTCATCAACATCCACGGCGCCCACGGCTACCTGATCCACCAGTTCATGTCACCCATCTCGAACCACCGCACGGACGAGTTCGCCGCCCCGGAACGTTTCATGAACCTCGTCATCGACGCCGTGCGGGCAGCGGTCCCGGACACCGTCGTGGGCATGCGCGTGTCCGTAATCGAGGGCCCTGCAGACGGCATCTCCGCCGAACAGCAGCTGGCCATCATTGCGAAGGCGCACCTGGAGCAGCTGGACTTCCTGGACATTTCCGCCGGCAACTACGAGGCCGGCGAATGGATCGTGCAGTCCGGCGAATGGAAGCCCGGCATCCTCGCCGACTACGCCAAGGCCTACCGCCAGTTCGGCCTGCCGCTCGGCATGGCCGGCCGGCTGAACTCCCCGGAAATCATCGAGGAAGTGCTCCGCCAGGGGACCTGCGACTTCGTCAGCCTGGCCCGTGCCATCCACGCCGACCCAGCGTTCGTGGGGGGAGTCCTGCGCGATGAGCGCTACCGCCCCTGCATCGCCTGCAACGTCTGCATCGACAACCTGGGCCTGGGCCAGGTGACCTGCACCGTCAACCCCGCAGTGGGACGCTCCCGCGTCCCGATCCCCACACCCGCCGTCCGCGACGGTTCCCGCGTCGTGGTGGTGGGCGCGGGCCCCGCGGGCCTCACCGCCGCGCGCGAGCTTGCCGAAGCGGGAGCACAGGTGACCATGCTCGACGACGGCTCCCGCGCCGGCGGTCAGTTTGCCCTCGCCGAAAGGATGAAGTCCACCCCGGACTTCCACCGCTTCGCCGAATGGTCGGCCGCGGAGAACGCCCGACTTGGCATCGAGGTCCGCCTGGATTCACACGTGGACACCGACCACCTCGACGGCCTTGTCCGGGACACTGCGGCAGACGCCGTCGTGCTGGCCACCGGCGGGCTCCTGCCCGCTGCCGGGTTCATTGGGGAGGAATCCGCCAACGTCCTGGATGTGCGCGAATGGCTCGCCGCCCACCCCGAGGTCATTGACGCTGACGCCACGCATCCCGTCATTCCGGATGCCGTGACGATCTGGGGTGCGGATTCCGTTGCCATGAGCGTTGCGGACACGCTGGCTGACCGGGGGACTGCCGTCCTGCTCATCGGGCCGCAGACGGCTCTGGCGCCCGAGTCCGGCCGCCGCGCCAAAATCCTGGCCGTTCCCCGGCTCGAGAGGAATCCCCGGGTGCGGATCCGCCTCGATTCAACCATCGAGGAATACGACGGCGGCCGGGTCCGGATCAGCGGCCCGGGTCTAGCGCCTGGAGGCGAGTGGCTGGACGCGCCGGGACCGCTCCTGGTTTCGCGCTCCGTCGTTCCGCTGGACGGCACTGTCCCGCCGGACACCCGCGATGCAGAGCTGAGCCGCGATGCCGGGGTGCCGGTGACGCTGGCCGGAACCGTGGTGGACCAGACGCCCGCCATTGCCTCCAATGCCGTCAAGAGCGGCTACGACGCAGCACAGCGGATCGCTTCCCTCCTCACGGCGGGGGCTACCGCCGACAACGAACTCAGCCTGAACGGAGCACAGTCATGA
- a CDS encoding sugar phosphate isomerase/epimerase family protein, with the protein MTGNAQRPLGLAQLSLLNTAPPDLVAVAAQAGFDFIGVRVRPVTPAERPYDLHPGSPMLRKTLSRMQDTGVTVRDIEFLLLDGSDQREAWLRMMEAGQALGASSLTVAGADPDSTRLVGTLARMTEDGRGFGITPTLEAISYQPVASIAQAADIARQAGCRIVVDTLHFNRYNGPGAAAQWEELRANADLVPLLQLCDGPAARPATREELVTESRSEREVPGEGKFSLAAAVAALPASLPVSAEAPSDRRVAELGELGWARLLKSGVDAVLAQASSLQLTGTLDTAGAK; encoded by the coding sequence ATGACCGGAAACGCGCAGAGGCCCCTCGGCCTGGCCCAGCTTTCCCTGCTGAACACAGCCCCGCCTGACCTGGTAGCAGTCGCTGCCCAGGCAGGCTTTGACTTCATTGGCGTCCGGGTACGCCCGGTGACACCGGCGGAACGCCCCTACGACCTCCATCCAGGGTCACCGATGCTGCGCAAGACCCTCTCCAGGATGCAGGACACCGGCGTGACCGTGCGCGATATCGAGTTCCTGCTTTTGGACGGCAGCGACCAGCGCGAAGCATGGCTGCGCATGATGGAAGCGGGCCAAGCACTGGGGGCAAGCTCCCTCACCGTGGCCGGCGCCGATCCGGACAGCACCCGACTGGTCGGCACGCTGGCCCGGATGACCGAGGACGGCCGCGGTTTCGGGATCACCCCAACTCTGGAGGCGATCTCCTACCAGCCCGTCGCCTCGATCGCCCAGGCCGCGGACATCGCCCGCCAAGCCGGCTGCCGGATCGTGGTGGATACCCTGCACTTCAACCGCTACAACGGTCCGGGCGCAGCCGCCCAGTGGGAGGAGCTGCGCGCCAACGCAGACCTCGTGCCGCTCCTGCAGCTGTGCGACGGGCCGGCGGCACGGCCAGCCACCCGCGAGGAGCTGGTCACCGAATCCCGCTCGGAGCGGGAGGTTCCCGGCGAGGGCAAGTTCAGCCTCGCCGCAGCGGTTGCCGCACTTCCGGCCAGCCTTCCGGTCAGTGCGGAGGCCCCCTCAGACCGGCGCGTGGCAGAACTCGGCGAGCTCGGTTGGGCACGCCTGCTCAAATCAGGGGTGGACGCCGTGCTGGCCCAGGCAAGCAGCCTGCAGCTGACCGGCACTCTTGACACGGCAGGTGCGAAATGA
- a CDS encoding aldo/keto reductase, with the protein MNGTTAEITTTELAPDVRIPLIGLGTWPLTGEDAATAVSQAIGNGYRHIETAENYANEAAVGEGIRRSGIDRGNLFLTTKFNTRWHSRSGVRDAFGQAVQRLGTEYLDLFLVHWPNPGQGRFIEACEGLQDLVDDGSIRAWGVSNFKPAHLQAVLDAGMAVPLNQVQVDPEHGQPAQLAYHREHGILTAAYSPLGRRGGFLSHPAVSGPARELGRTPTQIVLRWHVQHGRVAVPKSADNQRKRENLDVFSFALTQQQMAAIDALETGAPPRLDSDTYFH; encoded by the coding sequence ATGAACGGCACCACAGCAGAGATCACGACGACGGAACTCGCGCCGGACGTGCGCATACCGCTCATCGGGCTGGGAACCTGGCCCCTGACGGGTGAGGATGCCGCCACTGCGGTGTCCCAGGCCATCGGCAATGGCTACCGGCACATCGAGACGGCCGAGAACTACGCCAACGAAGCCGCCGTGGGGGAGGGCATCCGCCGCAGCGGCATCGACCGCGGAAACCTTTTCCTCACCACCAAGTTCAACACCCGGTGGCACAGCCGCAGCGGAGTGCGCGATGCCTTCGGCCAGGCGGTGCAGCGGCTCGGCACCGAGTACTTGGACCTGTTCCTGGTTCACTGGCCCAACCCCGGCCAGGGGCGATTCATTGAGGCCTGCGAAGGGTTGCAGGACCTCGTTGATGACGGCTCCATCAGGGCCTGGGGTGTCTCAAACTTCAAACCGGCGCACCTGCAGGCCGTCCTGGACGCCGGCATGGCGGTCCCGCTGAACCAGGTGCAGGTTGATCCCGAGCACGGACAACCGGCCCAATTGGCATACCACCGCGAGCACGGCATCCTCACTGCCGCCTACAGCCCCCTTGGCCGCCGTGGTGGCTTCCTCAGCCATCCGGCAGTCAGCGGCCCTGCCAGGGAGCTCGGCAGGACCCCGACCCAGATCGTCCTGCGCTGGCATGTCCAGCACGGCCGTGTGGCTGTGCCGAAGTCCGCGGACAACCAACGCAAACGGGAGAACCTGGACGTCTTCAGTTTCGCCCTGACCCAGCAGCAAATGGCTGCGATTGACGCACTCGAAACCGGTGCACCGCCGCGCCTGGACTCCGACACCTACTTCCACTGA
- a CDS encoding FAD-dependent oxidoreductase — translation MTAPVNTSSALPSLDCDVLVVGSGAGGLSAAVTAAYHGLKVVVVEKADVCGGATSWSGGWAWTPGNPLAKADGVNEDRELFRTYLHHRLGRNYQEDRVEAFLEAVPHMVGFFENKTSLQFVPGAKIKDIYGSTPGAGTGHRSVGPKPFNARKIKPELRAKMRHQLYETSFLGMGIMAGPDLTKFLSASQGNIRGIFHAGWRVGFHLLDLLTHRRNMQLVNGTALTGRLLKSADDLGVEIRVSTPAKHLLTDASGKVTGAVVNSPEGELRINASRGVVLAAGGFPNDVSRRKQLFPKTPTGREHWTLAPKETTGDGITMAQAVGARFDTDVESPAAWCPVSLVPYRNGRTGTFPHIMDRAKPGSIGVRRDGKRFVNEANGYYDYVEGLLKATPEGEPVEAWQIADAAFVRKFPLGMAKPLPVPLFPYLRSGYLKKGNTLKELAAACGIDPQGLAETVAEFNDNARKGIDPDFDRGASEFNRYGGDPKNTPNPSLRPLEKGPFYAVRIVPGSFGTFAGLAADSRARVLDNQGRPIGGLYVAGNDQASVMGGHYPAGGINLGPALTFGYIAGRDLANATHYEDDGVAAPKKMTAPDGAADIRHASA, via the coding sequence ATGACTGCACCGGTAAATACTTCATCTGCCCTCCCGAGCCTGGACTGCGATGTCCTCGTCGTCGGCTCCGGCGCGGGCGGTCTGTCCGCCGCAGTGACCGCCGCGTATCACGGACTGAAGGTTGTGGTTGTTGAAAAGGCAGACGTCTGTGGCGGTGCGACGTCCTGGTCCGGCGGGTGGGCGTGGACTCCCGGCAACCCCTTGGCCAAAGCCGATGGCGTCAACGAGGACCGCGAACTGTTCCGTACCTACCTGCACCACAGGCTCGGCAGGAACTACCAGGAAGACAGGGTGGAAGCATTCCTCGAGGCCGTCCCGCATATGGTGGGCTTCTTCGAGAACAAAACCAGCCTCCAGTTTGTCCCAGGAGCCAAGATCAAGGACATCTACGGCAGCACTCCCGGCGCGGGTACCGGTCACCGATCCGTCGGGCCCAAACCGTTTAACGCACGCAAAATCAAGCCTGAGCTCCGCGCCAAGATGCGCCACCAGCTCTACGAGACCTCCTTCCTGGGCATGGGCATCATGGCAGGTCCAGACCTGACAAAGTTCCTGTCCGCCTCCCAAGGCAACATCAGAGGCATCTTCCACGCAGGCTGGCGGGTGGGCTTCCACCTCCTGGACTTGCTGACTCACCGGCGCAACATGCAGCTGGTCAATGGAACCGCGCTCACAGGCCGCCTGCTGAAGTCCGCCGATGACCTCGGGGTGGAGATCCGCGTCTCCACCCCAGCCAAGCACCTGCTGACCGACGCGTCCGGGAAGGTGACGGGCGCCGTCGTAAACTCCCCGGAAGGCGAACTGCGAATCAACGCCTCCCGTGGCGTCGTCCTGGCCGCTGGCGGGTTCCCCAACGATGTCTCCCGCCGCAAGCAGCTGTTCCCCAAGACACCCACCGGCCGGGAGCACTGGACACTTGCGCCGAAGGAAACCACCGGCGACGGCATCACCATGGCCCAGGCCGTGGGCGCCCGGTTCGACACCGACGTGGAGTCCCCGGCCGCCTGGTGCCCGGTCTCACTGGTCCCGTACCGCAACGGACGCACCGGCACCTTCCCGCACATCATGGACCGGGCCAAACCGGGCAGCATCGGCGTCCGCCGGGACGGCAAGCGGTTCGTCAACGAGGCCAACGGCTACTATGACTACGTCGAGGGCCTGCTCAAAGCCACCCCTGAGGGTGAACCGGTGGAGGCCTGGCAGATCGCTGATGCAGCGTTCGTGCGCAAGTTCCCGTTGGGCATGGCCAAGCCGCTTCCCGTGCCGCTTTTTCCCTACCTCCGGTCCGGTTACCTCAAGAAGGGCAACACCCTCAAGGAACTGGCCGCAGCCTGCGGCATCGATCCGCAAGGACTCGCCGAAACCGTCGCAGAATTCAATGACAACGCCCGCAAAGGTATCGACCCCGACTTCGACCGCGGCGCCAGCGAATTCAACCGCTACGGCGGGGACCCCAAGAACACCCCGAACCCCTCGCTGCGGCCGCTGGAAAAGGGGCCCTTCTATGCCGTCAGGATTGTCCCGGGATCCTTCGGTACCTTCGCCGGGCTCGCAGCCGATTCACGGGCACGGGTCCTGGATAACCAGGGCCGGCCCATCGGCGGCCTGTACGTCGCCGGCAACGATCAGGCCTCAGTTATGGGTGGACACTACCCCGCCGGCGGCATCAACCTGGGCCCCGCCCTTACCTTCGGTTACATTGCCGGACGTGACCTCGCCAACGCCACACACTACGAAGACGATGGAGTTGCAGCACCCAAAAAAATGACAGCACCCGATGGCGCCGCGGATATACGCCACGCCTCGGCGTAA